From Methanomicrobiales archaeon HGW-Methanomicrobiales-1, a single genomic window includes:
- a CDS encoding flavodoxin, with protein MKLLAFNGSPRKKWNTAQLLEHALEGAESQGAKTKLYNLYDLDFKGCISCFSCKRAGGKNYGHCAVNDDLKPIFEKIGKVDAILIGSPIYYGITTGVTRCFLERLMFQFSVYDAERSSLFGKKIRTAFIYTAGASDDMVKEMGFDRNAKGTEMAMERIFGSCESFFVTDTLQFDDYSKYVAPRFDPEEKKTRHKEQFPLDCKRAYDLGARLARKDS; from the coding sequence ATGAAACTTCTTGCATTCAACGGGAGCCCCCGGAAAAAATGGAACACTGCGCAACTCCTTGAGCATGCCCTGGAAGGTGCCGAGTCCCAGGGCGCAAAGACAAAACTGTACAACCTGTACGATCTTGACTTCAAAGGCTGCATCAGCTGTTTTTCCTGCAAGCGTGCCGGCGGGAAGAACTACGGGCACTGTGCGGTAAATGACGATCTTAAACCCATCTTTGAAAAAATAGGAAAAGTCGATGCAATCCTGATAGGCTCGCCCATCTACTATGGAATCACGACGGGTGTCACGCGCTGTTTCCTTGAGCGGCTGATGTTCCAGTTCTCTGTTTACGATGCGGAGCGGTCCTCGCTCTTTGGCAAAAAGATCCGGACAGCCTTCATTTACACGGCCGGGGCATCGGATGATATGGTAAAGGAGATGGGCTTTGACCGGAATGCAAAAGGTACCGAGATGGCAATGGAGCGGATCTTCGGGTCGTGCGAGTCCTTCTTTGTCACCGATACGCTGCAATTCGATGACTACTCGAAGTACGTTGCCCCCCGGTTCGATCCGGAAGAAAAGAAGACGCGGCATAAGGAGCAGTTCCCGCTTGACTGTAAGAGAGCGTACGATCTCGGGGCCCGGCTAGCCCGGAAGGATTCATAA